From one Lycium barbarum isolate Lr01 chromosome 6, ASM1917538v2, whole genome shotgun sequence genomic stretch:
- the LOC132643896 gene encoding uncharacterized protein LOC132643896 — METVGSRDLTSSSYGKADLLFENNKGMVIHDKNQKVVAVDQVYKDKDILKAVMVNYAITNRFNYRTERSNAISYTLVCVSGECDWKFRASSVGFDYCRPIVVVDGSHLKTSYNGTFVSASTLDGAGNILPLAYGVIDSENDRSWTWFFERFRETYEIRGNMCIVSDRHESINKAVCRIYPEVAHYACIWHLWGNAYTQDDFDEFMGKVQKVDMGVAEYLESTGRDKWARLYASVNRGWTMTSNIAECINRHLLAARGLPMYDFLEESEKWNIHFNACYNVFDKLVLVLICGVSTHYMNVYLVSMNNEIPCPHAWTVIKKKNLVANDYCSDLVKPETVLKTHDVPVDPLPDERELNIPKYILEDVILPPRYKRLSGRPKKRRDKPLSELLFGKNRHACSTCGQLGHNRRSCNFEPLRK; from the exons ATGGAAACAGTTGGTTCCCGTGATTTGACATCATCAAGTTATGGAAAGGCTGATTTGTTATTCGAAAACAACAAGGGTATGGTTATTCATGACAAGAACCAAAAGGTAGTTGCCGTCGATCAAGTATACAAGGATAAAGATATATTAAAAGCTGTGATGGTGAATTATGCAATTACAAACAGGTTCAACTATCGTACAGAAAGGAGTAATGCAATAAG CTACACACTTGTGTGCGTATCAGGAGAGTGTGATTGGAAATTCAGGGCATCAAGTGTAG GCTTTGATTATTGTCGGCCAATTGTGGTAGTTGACGGAAGCCACTTAAAAACATCATACAATGGAACATTTGTCTCGGCAAGCACATTAGACGGTGCAG GCAACATACTTCCCTTAGCATATGGTGTGATTGATTCTGAGAATGACAGATCATGGACGTGGTTTTTCGAGCGTTTCAGAGAAACATATGAAATTAGAGGGAATATGTGTATCGTATCAGATAGGCATGAAAGTATAAACAAGGCTGTTTGTAGAATTTATCCAGAAGTTGCGCATTATGCATGTATATGGCATCTGTGGGGTAAT GCATACACGCAGGATGATTTTGATGAGTTCATGGGGAAGGTTCAAAAGGTAGATATGGGTGTGGCAGAGTATTTGGAATCGACTGGTAGAGACAAGTGGGCTAGATTGTATGCATCTGTTAACCGAGGGTGGACAATGACTTCTAACATAGCAGAGTGCATTAACCGACATCTTCTAGCAGCTAGAGGACTTCCCATGTATGACTTTCTCGAAGAATCGGAGAAATGGAACATACAC TTTAATGCTTGTTATAATGTATTTGACAAACTTGTACTTGTACTAATCTGTGGTGTTTCTACACATTATATGAATGTGTATTTGGTATCAATGAACA ATGAAATCCCCTGCCCGCATGCATGGACtgtcattaaaaagaaaaatctggTTGCTAATGATTATTGCTCTGATTTGGTTAAACCGGAGACCGTGTTGAAGACACATGATGTACCTGTGGATCCTCTACCCGACGAGCGTGAATTGAACATTCCCAAATACATCTTGGAGGATGTGATTTTGCCACCAAGATACAAGAGACTGTCTGGTAGGCCAAAGAAGAGGCGTGATAAGCCTTTAAGTGAATTGTTGTTTGGAAAGAACAGACATGCTTGCAGTACTTGTGGACAACTTGGACACAACAGACGTTCATGTAATTTTGAGCCTCTAAGGAAGTGA